Genomic segment of Zingiber officinale cultivar Zhangliang chromosome 11B, Zo_v1.1, whole genome shotgun sequence:
AAGATTAGTGGTACGAGAATAATCAACGAAGGCCACGTGACTTTCAAGGTCAAAAGTCTTGTCATGATGGTAGTCAAAGTCAGGGAAGGCAGACTCTCGACTCTCGGCTCACTCTCGTCTCTCCCGGCTTACTCTCATCTCTCAAAGATTCCTAGCCCTTAATTCGGTTCTTGGATGAACTGTTATTCATGGGGGGCATGGACCATGCAACTATTATTGTGAAAACGGAGGAAAATGCAGCTATTTACTCTGAAATAAATGAGTAATAAAGGATCATTTATTTCCAAGAAAGAGGTAACCTCTGCGAGAAACAGGGAGAACGTGGCAAACCAACTAGGCCCTATAAAAGGTAGCCGACCCTTGTGAGCAGAGGTACGCGAACAGAACACATCATCCCCTAAATTCATCAACAACGTCCTCCTCTCCAAAGTTTTACTTAAGCGTCGGAGTATAGCTGAAAGCCTTCATTCTAACCTACTCCTTTGGGTGTTTTCTTCATCTCAGGTGCTTTTGAAGGGCTTCGCAAGATTACGTGGCCTAGTGACCCCACCAGAAAGTTAACATCAACGTCATCTCACAGGCGAGTTGACCATTGGCATTCTCAGATAGGATCATTCACTATTCAGCAAACAAACGAAATGAAGGAACAACTTCATTAACAAACTTCTTAAAAAACCTTGGAAGCAGCTTGGAAACGGGACATGAATAGTACATATGCAGCATAATTATACATCTATGGTTAGTATCAAAAACTCATTTGGCTATGTATTTGTGTTCATCAACAAGAGAATTTAAGATTTCTTTAAGCATATTCCTCATCCAAAACAATTAGTTGCAAGCATTAACTTCCACTACTAGGTAGGGATATGTGAAAGTGTAGCTTCTTGGTCAAGATGGCTTTTTATCTTCCAAAAGTTTTGCAATTAAATCCACATCAAGCCCCATGCTAATATAGTCACATTTTTCTATATATGAGCACTCTTTCACAACAATCACATATTTTTAAGATAAGACTTAGCGTCTCCTCTTAGCGTCTTCATGTATATAAAATATCATCTTGAACAGCTTACTCCCAAGTTCCAAGTAGGGGTCACAGTAGAAGGTCCAGAATCCTTTCCCAACACCAATCCATGAGGAATGATAGGCAAGGCAAATTTgggataaaaaaaattagtttgttATTAGAGAAATCTTTGGTGTGATATATTGGCTTTACATTCACGTGGTATATTAGGAAACAAGGGGCATCAAATCCTAACATTGCACAGCCTTCCTAGTTTCACTTGGGTATATAAAATAACAAATATGTCAGATCTAATTCAGATCTTACGCTACTTGAAGAGAAAGAGAATAAAGTGGTGCCTCCATAACACAGAAAATATTTAAGAAAACATGCAGAGAAACTGAAATTCTAAACAGACAGACAAAACTACCACTTCAAGTTACCTACCTTCTAACTTTAAGATCGTCTAGCTAAATCACTATACCATAAGGTAACATGAAAGGAAAAAAAGACCAAAACAACTACAGCAAATCATACATACAATTAACTACACATTGCCATAGAGGCAAGTCTAAAGGGCCGAACATTACCTTTTCCCTTCAACATCAACACCATGAACTAGAAATTCATCAGCATATTTGGCAAGGAACTCCAATGTTTCCTTGTCAACAGAAACATCACTGAACTTCTGCCACCTATCAGTAACAATGGCATATTTACCATTCTGTAGGAAAGAAAATTCTAAGTTGTAAGAGACATACAAGTGATTTATTATTCCGTACAAAACTCACAAAACTTCAGCACATCAAATCACAATTTCCCAATACAAAGGTTGCCTCTTCTCCTAGAGGACCGGTTATTAACATGCATGGTATAAGCTAAGGGAGAAGGATCATAAAGGACACAAAGAAAAGTGTGTAtgtatgaattttaaaaaaacaaacaatTGCAATAAAATCAAAAATATAGGGATAGTTTAGTAGTTACTATGTTAATGTAATAGGAGAAAGTTAATGTATCCAATAAGTATAGAAGGAAAAGAGCTAACAAACTGTTTGTCCATGAGAAATACGGTAACAACACATACAAAAGCATGAACAATTAGGAGTAGCTCCAATAGATGATAAGATGAGAGGGGAAAAAAAGGTAAGAAGGTGTGCAATGTAAAAAGACAAGGAAGAAATTTCATagtaagataaataaaattgatcAAGTATATAATAGGTAGAGAAACgaatttgtttttttaaaagaaaattaacataataaaacaacaacaacataaTAAAAATGACTCGAAAATTTTGAATATTATTAGTGATATATCATACAACATATAATCCAAAGGAAGCATGCAACATCTATGTAATTGAGCGAAACTACTAATATGACTAAATGATGATGGTTTATCAATCAATTTTCGATATGCTAAAATAAAAGGTTAAGATGGTACGAAATGTATGCAGCAGATTTTAGAGTTGAAGGTATATTGAGTAGAGACTAGAGAAAAACCCTATTAATGTAATTAAAAATGAGTTAGAAGTAAAATATTATTGGTGAAAGAAATTTGCATGTAGTTCAATGGAGGGAACACATGTATGCACCTAACCCCAAATTTAAGACTAATACAAATTGGGGGTGATGATGATTTCttcataatttttatatataatgtTGGTTTTATCGATAAAAATATAAACTCATAAGATAGCTATATACACaagatattttataaataaagacACAATCTCGTTAAACAGCTATATGTACAAGACTTGATGGCAATTACTATCAATAAATAGATGAGATGGTCAACATAAAAAGGGATCTAACCATGGGGATGACTTATTTTAATGATGGATAGTTAACACTGCCACTTTTAACTAGCAAACTTATGCAAAAGAAAACACGTGAAATAGAAAATCAATCAGACTTGAGGCTGGAAgtatggcaaaaaaaaaattactgcAGTAACTAACTTTTAATATTCCAATAAAGCTCACAGTCACAGATATATCAAAGTCAAAAATAGTCGTTGAATAAGGAAACAGATGTTATGTACGATCCTGAGGTCTTGTTTCAGTAACAACATTCAATGTAGTTGAACTGCTTTGAGTTGATTAGTACATCAGTGAAATCTCAATTAAGCAAGAAatcatataccttctttctgcAACTAAGATCCAAGACAAGATTATCCTTGCCAATCAAATTGACAAGATGTTTAAGCCGTTCAAGGTCCATTTTCCCATCATTGAAGACATACTGCAGCAGAAGAAGAATGTATCACATAGCAAGTAACACAACCTTGTATGCACTCTATAGTCAAAGTATATGAAGACAACTCAGTAGGCCATATTATCAAATCAGGATAAAACATCACAAAACTTTCCGCGGTATGTAAACaattaaaaatgcttcttaatATCACATTCGTTTAAGAATCAAGAAGCTAAGATTGTCTTGGGATAGTAGCTCGAATAAGTCTTGGAGTCAATTCCCAGCAGGTGCAAAATGTTTCGTTGGGTGTCTGACCTCCCCAATGCAAATTACCATTGTACAAGGGCAAAATATTCCCCGTGATTTATCTGCCTGTATCTAGTACCAGCAATACTGGGTCGCCTAGGATGAGCGTTATCACCTTTTGCTCCCAAAGAAGCTAAGATTGTCCTTAGACTTTTCCAAGTAAATTTTCAACTCTTGTCATTTTATATTTACAATGCAAAACCTAGTGAAAAATCTGGAATCCTGAGGAATAGGATCAAGTTGGCGCTAGTAAATAGCTTCATGCACCACATCCCTCCAACCCTTTGAGAGAAATATGACAAAAGGAAATGACCCCATATCCCCCCCATGTGGACGTCTTCGGAATTATTGGATTGTAGGCCAGCATGGACCAACTCCATTCATGTATGTATCTAAGCATGTAATAGAATTATTATTCTACATTTTAAGTAAACAACCTATGACATTGATGATAACACCATTTAGTAGAGGTGAAAGATGATATTTATTATGTGCAAGAAATAATACATACTGATGTGACTATCACATGACTAGCCCCTTCCATAAGATAAGCTTTGGCATTATCTGCACTGATTCCACCTCCAATTTGCATACCACCTGTATGATTATCGACCAATGAGGAAAAAAATGACTAAATAAACCTATCAAGGACATCACTTCAACAAATCTATTGTGTTGTTAGACAGAAACCGAAAAAAGAATTCAcatttgccaaaaaaaaaaaaaaaaggaactcAGAATAGTCAGATCGAATGGAGacttttaacaaaaaatatatattttaatcagTCAAACAAATCAAACCAATGTGATATAAAACAAAGTATGCATTAGAAAAGGGAATACAAGATGACTGGTTACCAGGATAAGCATGTAAGGCCTCAATGGCTGCAAATTGGCTAGCAACATCAACACCAAGCATAATGACATGTCCACCAGTAAGCCCATCCTTCTTGTACAATTTAGCAAATTCTGCAGGGGACTTGTCTGTCTCAAAATTAGTCACAAGGGCAGTTGCGCCACCATCAGAACCCAAATCTTTGAGGGTGGATCCGACAATTTGCTTCACCTTACCCTGACATTTTTATACATTAATCCACTATATGGAGGCAAGAAAATCCATGAAGAAAGGAAAGATAATAAATCACGAGTACCTTGTGGATGTCGATGCAAGGATGAAAATGAGCAACACAAGAAATTGAACAAGAGAAAAAATTCTTCCTCCTCGCATGCCCACAAAATGAAGAAAGGAAAGGCAATGGATTTCGAACAGGGTTTACGATTGGAGGAGATAAGCTGAGGGCGCATACAGTGTTACTAAGCATTGTCATTAGGTCTCAGGTATGCAGCTACAAAAGAAATTAACAGACTGAGCATCAATAAAAACATCAATGATGAGACAACATTTTATCtatcgaaaaaaaataatttgtcctTGGCGTTATaacctaatttttaaaaaagtgagaatttgaaatttgaataaGTATACAGAAACTTTACAATTACTTAATGGAGGCAAAACAGGgaaatcaataattaatttccATGTTGTTATTTAGTTCCTTGCTTTGcaagaaactatatatatataattgaaccCCTAGCTTCTTTCCTATAGtccaataatatatatatatatatatatatatataaacagaggGGAGGTTAAACAATAGTGGAAGAGAAAAAGGGCCTTCTGCAAGTATATCATTCGCTCTTCATTTATCCGTCTCTAAAATATGCAAGGGATATTTATGTCCATGCAAACACCTCAAACTCAATACATGTGAGTGTGACTCCCATGTCACCCAAAGGAGCAGATTCAACATAAAGCCAGAACTCTAAGGCTTCTCATTAAAGTCGGCATGCTTAACAGTCATGAACTCATAATATCTCTCAATGATGCACTTGATATCTAGTTAAATGTTACGGTACTTAACCATCACATGCCCCAAATATCTCATAACAATGTACTCCAATTAGTGTCAAAAAAACCTAACCGTCCTGAAGCCCAAAATATCTCAAGTACCTAACTCTCTTAATCTTCCAATGTTATCACAAGTAGTTCATCCTAAAATTCTCCAAGTATGAATCATCTAGTTATAACCATTTCTAACATGCATCAGTAAGAGAATAACATCAATCTATGTTGTGCATGATCAAATAATATAACCCTAGCGTGCAACACCCGGATAGCTTCAAGCATGAAAATAAATGGATGATACAATAAGCATTGCTATGCACAAAAACCCAAGTAAAGGATAAGTGAATGATAAAGTGGTCACCCATTCCTGGACTCTCTAAACTCAAGGTGGAGACTTAACTTTTAGCATTTGGGGTTTCTTTATGCCAAACGGAATGAACTCCAGACCTTCATCTCCTTACAACTTCTCTCAGGTTCCAATGTAAAACTCCCCTTCTTATTTTTTTAGTCGCCCAAATGGATAAAAACACTTTCAACATCCTCAATCACATCATCCTCATTGAGCATTTCTCACCCAGCATCTTCAAAGGCAACAGTCAATTTGAGGATAAGAACCCTTCATGATGATCCTATCTTTTCAATAGGAAACCCAAAAGGTCGCTAATACCTTGATTGATCCCCTACAGCCTTAACTAAACACAAATGTTGTCCAAGCAAGTAGGCGGATCTTACCTCGAACGAAGGATCGTTGATGTGCAGTCGATTAATTCCTCCTGCAGCATAAaggtgtaaatgaatcaagccactcatgagctattcgaagctcgattcaataaaagctcgtttgagcttgtttaatgaggttggttaagataaacaaaccaagctcaagcttcacaatattcggctcgttagctcgtgaacatgtttgttaagctcatgaatcaacttttaaataaaaaaataatagttttgatattgaatttacaCATTTTACTTATGAAACAtctgaacaaatatattaaatttatttattagaatacaattgtaaattttaataagaatattataattttttctaaatatataatttaatttttaataaatatttaaatttataatttatatttattaagctcgtttaggctcgataaaagctcgaataagctcgtgagccatgaatatattcgttaaataaagctcgaccTCGGCtagattataaacgagccaaactcaaacattcaagagttaggctcggctcggctcggcttgattACACCCCTAGTGCAACAACTTCCCCAAATCGAGCAAACAAGGGTTTTAGGAATAAATCAAGACAATGAAAAGGAGGAAAGGGCAACACCAACTATTGATTTCTCACTGTATGCCAAGTTGTTGCTCaattggagaagaggaagggacTCTCGGCTCACGATATATCTAGCGACAAGTCGTTGGCGCTTCCTGCAACTTAGAAGAGAGGAAGGCTCGGATTCGGTAAGAGAGGCGGGCACGCCTACTGTCAGGGAAAGTAGAAGCGACGGCGCTACTCGTTGGAATCACGAGAACGAAAGCAAACAGTCGATGTGCTCGCTCACGACTCACTCATCGCTACCAATAAGGACTACACGACACGAGTCACGAGGAGGGGAATGGCAATTGCAGCAACTAGACAAAATCATGAAGGTGACCTTCATCCATCTGCAGTTATCTACCAATCGGGGTTTAGGTTTAGGGAACTGCAATGCCGATGTGGAATTGAGTTAATATtactttttagatttttattaatttttatagcaattgaaaaaatagtttaaatattttaatattttaaaaaataaacaatgaacCTAAATTGACACGACATCCTTAGACCAGCTTAAATTGAACCGATGTCCGGCCCGGCCCGGCTCGGCCCAGCTCAGTTCTTATCGAGACTGCTGCCCAAACATATTTATGTCTAGTCAAATCAACCTCATCTGCACTTGACAAAAGATGCACCGCTGCTTCGTCCGCCGACCTGCTCTCCTCCGCTTGTCCCAACTCCATCGCATGCACTTCGCCACCTCTACTTCCTCCTCGCTTCTCTGTGGTGGCACCAATGCTGGTGATCCTCACTTTGTGGTCGAATACCTCGTGAATTCATGCGAGTTCCCCGTAGAGGAGGCGGACAAGGCCTCTGAGTCCCTCGCTCATCTCCAATCGACAGAGAAGCCTGACGTCGTTATTGCCTTCTTCAGATATCATGGCTAACATAAGGAAGATAATATCTTACAAGCCAAGATTCCCCTACTGGGATGTGGAATCAAAGCTCGCCCCTAAGTTCCAACTTCCAATGCTACATGATTTGGGGTCGTCGGAATCCCCTCATCGATGTCATTATGATGCACCCAACTATGATAGCCTTCAACGTCCAGCATGCACTTCTCCTAAAATTGAATATATGAGAAAGTCACTTCGGATCAAGTGAGCTGCTCGAATCTTAGGGAATTTCTAATAGTTAAatctttcaataattttttttttttgtaatttccaATATGCCACATTAATGTcgcatcaaaaataaaaaaatctacaaTCTCTCCACAATTAAAAAACCTCCATACAACTTTTTTGTGGGTCCTACATTACACATCACATATCtttatttagtatttttttcatttaatatctctatataattttcatttaatattttaattaattatgatgtTTAATCACTACAAGAATAATGATAATTAGCGACGAAACTTTTCGTCACTAAGTATATTCGTCGCTAAAAATTATTTACGACGATATATTTTCGTCGTTATAAGCTTGTCGTAAATATAACTTAGCGacgaatttttttatttttgtcgccGATATTTTAACGACGTGAAGTTTCGtcgttaatatatattttttcgtTGCCAACTAATTGGCGACGAAATAATAAAATATGTCGCAAATATCTATTATTAGCAATGAAATAAATAATGTCGTCGCTAGAATTAGCTATGATTTACCCATTTTCACCACTAAATCTGTCAAAAATGATTACGACAAGCATTGAGGTTAGCGGCGAAAATAATACAATTCGTcgctaataattattattagcGAGGAAATAAGCGTATTCGCCACAACATTTAGCTATGATTTACCTATTTTTTGCTCCTAAATCCATCGTAAACGATATCGATAACTGTCGATTTAGTTGAAGGTTGGCCACAAAACGGTGTAAATACGCGTCGCTAAAAACAAAGTTTGCAACGAATTAGCAAACATTCGTCGCTAAAAAACAAAGTTAGCGATGAATTACACAAATTCGTCGctaactttgttttttttttaaaaaaaatctttttgttTTCATTATCCTGTATGCAAATTTACAAAAAGTAACAACAATCATAACACATAAAGTAACACAACATATAAAGTAACACAACACAGTACACAACAAGTAACAAGTAACAAGTAACAAGTTCACAACTAAAAGTTCAAGTTCACATCAAGTTGAAGTCTAAGAAATAAATTTCACAACATCATGTTTATATCCAAAAGTCCACAATATCAAAGTCTAAGATCGAGGAGGAGGAGGTGAAGTTGAAGATGAATCATGGATCAGGGAATCTAATGCTCCAGGTGTCAATTGATTAAGAACATAATCCAActcatatttaaataaattaccaCACCTATAAAGATGTCCTCGAACATAATCCAACTCATATTTAAATAGATTGCCACACCTTCGACATGGACAACGAATATTGGATAAATTTAAACTTATCATATAATTCGCTGCCACCTTTAAAAACTGATTTA
This window contains:
- the LOC122035204 gene encoding 1-(5-phosphoribosyl)-5-[(5-phosphoribosylamino)methylideneamino] imidazole-4-carboxamide isomerase, chloroplastic-like, with the protein product MTMLSNTVCALSLSPPIVNPVRNPLPFLSSFCGHARRKNFFSCSISCVAHFHPCIDIHKGKVKQIVGSTLKDLGSDGGATALVTNFETDKSPAEFAKLYKKDGLTGGHVIMLGVDVASQFAAIEALHAYPGGMQIGGGISADNAKAYLMEGASHVIVTSYVFNDGKMDLERLKHLVNLIGKDNLVLDLSCRKKNGKYAIVTDRWQKFSDVSVDKETLEFLAKYADEFLVHGVDVEGKRLGIDEDLVILLGSYSPIPVTYAGGVTTMADLDKIKTAGKGRVDVTVGSALDIFGGDLAYNDVVAWHKKQLMICQ